One Streptomyces hundungensis DNA segment encodes these proteins:
- the nuoL gene encoding NADH-quinone oxidoreductase subunit L, which yields MDNLIALLIAAPLLGAAVLLCGGRRLDGIGHWLGTLLAGASFVLGAVLFVDMLGRSADHRTVAKHLFTWVPVEGFQANVGFHLDQLSMTFVLLITGVGTLIHIYSIGYMEHDENRRRFFGYLNLFLAAMLLLVLADNYLLLYVGWEGVGLASYLLIGFWQHKPSAATAAKKAFLVNRVGDMGLSIAIMVMFTTFGSFAFTTVLGEAGGASSGRDTAIGLMLLLAACGKSAQVPLQSWLGDAMEGPTPVSALIHAATMVTAGVYLITRSGAIFNAVPDVQTAVVVVGAVTLLFGAIVGCAKDDIKKALAGSTMSQIGYMILATGLGPIGYAFAIMHLVTHGFFKAGLFLGAGSVMHGMNDEVDMRKYGGLRTYMPVTFVTFGLGYLAIIGFPGLSGFFSKDKIIEAAFAKGGTEGWILGAVTLLGAAITAYYMTRVMVLTFFGEERWRNAKTPSPAEPSVEPAAETRGAHDEPHPHESPKSMTIPMIVLAFGSVFAGGVFGIGDRFVKWLEPVTSFDHGDSPLGEWTVTGATVVCLLIGVGLAVAQYGRKPVPVVAPRGSLLTRAARRDLLQDDFNHVVLVRGGEHLTRSLVYLDHSLVDGVVNGTAASVGGLSGRLRKLQNGFARSYAVSMFGGAVVIIAATLLMRAV from the coding sequence GTGGACAACCTCATTGCGCTGCTCATCGCGGCGCCTCTGCTCGGAGCGGCCGTACTGCTGTGCGGCGGACGGAGACTGGACGGGATCGGCCACTGGCTGGGCACGCTGCTCGCGGGCGCGTCCTTCGTCCTCGGCGCGGTGCTCTTCGTCGACATGCTGGGCCGCTCGGCCGACCACCGGACCGTGGCCAAGCACCTGTTCACCTGGGTCCCGGTCGAGGGCTTCCAGGCGAACGTCGGCTTCCACCTCGACCAGCTGTCGATGACCTTCGTCCTGCTGATCACCGGTGTGGGCACGCTGATCCACATCTACTCGATCGGCTACATGGAGCACGACGAGAACCGCCGGCGCTTCTTCGGCTACCTCAACCTGTTCCTCGCGGCGATGCTGCTCCTGGTCCTCGCCGACAACTACCTTCTGCTGTACGTCGGTTGGGAGGGCGTGGGTCTCGCGTCCTATCTGCTCATCGGCTTCTGGCAGCACAAGCCCAGCGCGGCGACCGCCGCCAAGAAGGCCTTCCTGGTCAACCGGGTCGGTGACATGGGCCTCTCCATCGCGATCATGGTGATGTTCACGACGTTCGGCTCCTTCGCCTTCACCACCGTCCTCGGCGAGGCCGGCGGGGCGAGCTCGGGCCGGGACACCGCGATCGGCCTGATGCTCCTGCTGGCCGCCTGCGGCAAGTCGGCCCAGGTGCCGCTCCAGTCCTGGCTCGGTGACGCGATGGAGGGCCCGACCCCGGTCTCGGCCCTGATCCACGCGGCGACCATGGTCACCGCCGGCGTCTATCTGATCACCCGCTCCGGCGCGATCTTCAACGCGGTGCCCGACGTCCAGACGGCCGTCGTGGTCGTCGGCGCGGTCACGCTCCTGTTCGGTGCGATCGTCGGTTGCGCCAAGGACGACATCAAGAAGGCGCTGGCCGGCTCCACGATGTCGCAGATCGGCTACATGATCCTGGCCACCGGCCTCGGCCCGATCGGCTACGCGTTCGCGATCATGCACCTGGTGACGCACGGCTTCTTCAAGGCCGGTCTCTTCCTCGGCGCCGGCTCGGTCATGCACGGCATGAACGACGAGGTGGACATGCGGAAGTACGGAGGCCTGCGCACGTACATGCCGGTCACCTTCGTCACCTTCGGCCTCGGCTACCTCGCGATCATCGGCTTCCCGGGCCTGTCCGGCTTCTTCTCCAAGGACAAGATCATCGAGGCGGCGTTCGCGAAGGGCGGCACCGAGGGCTGGATCCTCGGCGCGGTCACCCTGCTCGGCGCCGCGATCACCGCGTACTACATGACACGCGTGATGGTCCTGACCTTCTTCGGTGAGGAGCGCTGGCGGAACGCGAAGACCCCCTCGCCGGCCGAGCCGAGCGTGGAGCCCGCCGCCGAGACGCGCGGCGCCCACGACGAGCCGCACCCGCACGAGTCCCCGAAGTCCATGACGATCCCCATGATCGTCCTCGCCTTCGGCTCGGTCTTCGCGGGCGGAGTCTTCGGCATCGGCGACCGGTTCGTGAAGTGGCTGGAGCCGGTCACCTCCTTCGACCACGGCGACTCGCCGCTCGGCGAGTGGACCGTCACCGGCGCCACCGTCGTCTGTCTGCTGATCGGCGTCGGCCTCGCGGTCGCGCAGTACGGGCGAAAGCCCGTCCCGGTCGTCGCCCCGCGCGGCTCGCTGCTCACCCGGGCCGCCCGCCGCGACCTGCTCCAGGACGACTTCAACCACGTGGTCCTGGTCCGCGGCGGCGAACACCTCACCCGCTCGCTCGTCTACCTCGACCACAGCCTGGTCGATGGAGTCGTCAATGGAACCGCCGCCTCGGTCGGCGGGCTCTCCGGCCGGCTGCGCAAGCTACAGAACGGCTTCGCCCGCAGCTACGCGGTCTCGATGTTCGGAGGTGCTGTGGTGATCATCGCCGCGACTCTGCTGATGAGGGCGGTGTAA
- the nuoK gene encoding NADH-quinone oxidoreductase subunit NuoK, with protein MNPVNYLYLAALLFTIGAAGVLIRRNAIVVFMCVELMLNACNLAFVCFSRLHGNLDGQVIAFFTMVVAAAEVVVGLAIIVSLFRSRHSASVDDASLMKL; from the coding sequence GTGAATCCGGTCAACTACCTCTATCTGGCAGCCCTGTTGTTCACCATCGGCGCCGCCGGGGTGCTCATCAGGCGGAACGCGATCGTGGTCTTCATGTGCGTCGAGCTGATGCTCAACGCCTGCAACCTCGCCTTCGTGTGCTTCTCCCGGCTGCACGGCAACCTCGACGGTCAGGTCATCGCGTTCTTCACGATGGTCGTCGCCGCCGCGGAGGTCGTGGTCGGGCTCGCGATCATCGTGTCGCTCTTCCGTTCCCGCCACTCGGCCTCGGTCGACGACGCCAGCCTGATGAAGCTGTAA
- a CDS encoding NADH-quinone oxidoreductase subunit J codes for MSASTVALAAAASHTSTGEAFQFWVLGTVAVIGALCTILMKKAVHSALCLAATMIILAVFYLANGAYFLGVVQIVVYTGAIMMLFLFVVMLVGVTAADSLKETIKGQRWWAAACGLGFGVLLIAGIANASLKNFNGLGQANANGNVEGLAALIFTKYVFAFEITGALLITSAVGAMVLTHRERTERAKTQREMSEERVRGKHLPPLPAPGVYARHNAVDIAGLLPDGTPSELTVNQTLRGRGQIRDVSQQALDDLKALEQRSEERLGRDEEAVK; via the coding sequence ATGAGCGCGTCCACCGTCGCGCTGGCCGCCGCGGCCTCGCACACCTCCACCGGGGAGGCCTTCCAGTTCTGGGTGCTCGGCACGGTCGCCGTGATCGGCGCCCTGTGCACCATCCTCATGAAGAAGGCCGTGCACAGCGCGCTCTGCCTGGCCGCCACCATGATCATTCTGGCGGTCTTCTACCTCGCCAACGGGGCGTACTTCCTGGGCGTCGTCCAGATCGTCGTCTACACCGGCGCGATCATGATGCTGTTCCTCTTCGTCGTCATGCTGGTCGGCGTCACGGCGGCGGACTCGCTGAAGGAGACCATCAAGGGGCAGCGCTGGTGGGCCGCGGCCTGCGGGCTCGGCTTCGGGGTGCTCCTGATCGCGGGCATCGCCAACGCCTCCCTGAAGAACTTCAACGGGCTCGGCCAGGCCAACGCCAACGGCAATGTGGAAGGGCTCGCCGCCCTCATCTTCACCAAGTACGTCTTCGCCTTCGAGATCACCGGCGCGCTGCTGATCACCTCGGCGGTCGGCGCGATGGTGCTCACCCACCGGGAGCGCACCGAACGCGCCAAGACCCAGCGCGAGATGTCCGAGGAGCGCGTACGCGGCAAGCACCTGCCCCCGCTGCCTGCCCCCGGCGTCTACGCCCGGCACAACGCGGTGGACATCGCGGGCCTGCTCCCCGACGGCACCCCCTCGGAGCTCACCGTCAACCAGACGCTCCGCGGCCGCGGCCAGATCCGCGACGTGTCCCAGCAGGCGCTCGACGACCTCAAGGCCCTGGAGCAGCGCTCCGAGGAACGGCTCGGCCGGGACGAGGAGGCGGTCAAGTGA
- the nuoI gene encoding NADH-quinone oxidoreductase subunit NuoI, which yields MTFKAMFKKRLTEQYPEQPKVTAPRFHGRHQLNRHPDGLEKCVGCELCAWACPADAIYVEGADNTDEERYSPGERYGRVYQINYARCILCGLCIEACPTRALTMTNEFELADSSRENLIYTKEQLLAGLDDTMVDSPHAIYPGMNEQDYYRGLVTEAAPGTVRQVALSKGEQPQEAASTFGPEEPASGKVVGA from the coding sequence GTGACCTTCAAGGCCATGTTCAAGAAGCGGCTGACCGAGCAGTACCCGGAACAGCCGAAGGTCACCGCGCCGCGCTTCCACGGCCGCCACCAGCTCAACCGGCACCCGGACGGCCTGGAGAAGTGCGTCGGCTGCGAGCTGTGCGCCTGGGCCTGCCCCGCCGACGCCATCTATGTGGAGGGCGCCGACAACACGGACGAGGAGCGTTACTCGCCGGGCGAGCGCTACGGCCGCGTCTACCAGATCAACTACGCCCGCTGCATCCTGTGCGGCCTGTGCATCGAGGCCTGCCCCACCCGGGCGCTGACGATGACCAACGAGTTCGAACTGGCCGACTCCTCGCGCGAGAACCTGATCTACACCAAGGAGCAGCTGCTCGCCGGGCTCGACGACACCATGGTCGACAGCCCGCACGCGATCTACCCGGGCATGAACGAGCAGGACTACTACCGCGGCCTGGTCACCGAGGCCGCGCCCGGCACCGTGCGCCAGGTGGCGCTCAGCAAGGGGGAGCAGCCCCAGGAGGCCGCCTCCACCTTCGGTCCGGAGGAGCCCGCGTCCGGCAAGGTGGTGGGGGCATGA
- the nuoH gene encoding NADH-quinone oxidoreductase subunit NuoH, whose translation MITLAAEDLSLFGRDPWWLVFVKAVFCFAFLMVTVLFSIVWERKVVAWMQLRIGPNRHGPWGMLQSLADGIKLMLKEDVIVKRADKVVYVLAPIIAAIPAFMAIAVIPFGPSGNEVSIFGHRTTMQLTDLPIAMLYVLAVASVGIYGIVLAGWSSGSTYPLLGGLRSCAQMISYEIAMGAAFASVFLYSGSMSTSKIVEAQGDRWYIVLLPVSFIIYIITMVGETNRAPFDMPESEGDLVGGFNTEYSSIKFAMFMLAEYVNMVTVSAVATTLFLGGWRAPWPISTFWAGANHGWWPMLWFVIKVQLLLFFFIWLRGTLPRVRYDQLMKLGWKVLIPVSVVWLMLVATVRALRNEGYDFSRIVLYVGGAVVALLLLSFVADMFRGKKQDADAKAPPAAFDPMAGGFPVPPLPGQTLPPVPRRRPRTERELIVSGGADTQSEREGREDDGV comes from the coding sequence GTGATCACGCTCGCTGCGGAGGACCTCTCCCTGTTCGGCCGCGACCCCTGGTGGCTCGTCTTCGTCAAGGCCGTCTTCTGCTTCGCGTTCCTGATGGTGACCGTGCTGTTCTCCATCGTGTGGGAGCGCAAGGTCGTCGCCTGGATGCAGTTGCGCATCGGTCCCAACCGGCACGGCCCCTGGGGGATGCTCCAGTCGCTCGCCGACGGCATCAAGCTGATGCTGAAGGAAGACGTCATCGTCAAGCGGGCCGACAAGGTCGTCTACGTCCTGGCCCCGATCATCGCCGCCATCCCGGCGTTCATGGCGATCGCCGTGATCCCCTTCGGGCCGTCCGGCAACGAGGTGTCGATCTTCGGTCACCGCACCACGATGCAGCTCACCGACCTGCCGATCGCCATGCTGTACGTCCTGGCCGTCGCCTCGGTCGGCATCTACGGCATCGTGCTCGCGGGCTGGTCCTCCGGCTCGACGTACCCGCTGCTCGGCGGCTTGCGCTCGTGCGCCCAGATGATCTCGTACGAGATCGCGATGGGCGCGGCCTTCGCCTCGGTCTTCCTCTACTCCGGGTCGATGTCGACCTCGAAGATCGTCGAGGCGCAGGGCGACCGCTGGTACATCGTGCTGCTGCCGGTCTCGTTCATCATCTACATCATCACGATGGTCGGCGAGACCAACCGGGCCCCGTTCGACATGCCGGAGTCCGAGGGCGACCTGGTGGGCGGCTTCAACACCGAGTACTCGTCCATCAAGTTCGCGATGTTCATGCTCGCCGAGTACGTCAACATGGTCACCGTCTCGGCCGTCGCGACCACCCTCTTCCTCGGCGGCTGGCGGGCCCCCTGGCCCATCAGCACCTTCTGGGCGGGCGCGAACCACGGCTGGTGGCCGATGCTCTGGTTCGTCATCAAGGTCCAGTTGCTGCTCTTCTTCTTCATCTGGCTGCGCGGCACGCTGCCCCGGGTCCGCTACGACCAGCTGATGAAGCTGGGGTGGAAGGTCCTCATCCCGGTCTCCGTGGTCTGGCTGATGCTGGTCGCGACCGTACGGGCGCTGCGCAACGAGGGCTACGACTTCTCCAGGATCGTGCTGTACGTCGGCGGCGCGGTCGTCGCCCTGCTGCTGCTCTCCTTCGTCGCGGACATGTTCCGCGGCAAGAAGCAGGACGCGGACGCGAAGGCGCCGCCCGCGGCCTTCGACCCGATGGCCGGTGGATTCCCGGTGCCGCCGCTGCCCGGACAGACCCTTCCGCCCGTACCCCGTCGACGGCCGCGCACGGAGCGCGAGTTGATTGTCAGTGGTGGGGCGGATACTCAGAGTGAGCGAGAGGGAAGGGAGGACGACGGTGTCTGA
- a CDS encoding NADH-quinone oxidoreductase subunit G yields MTVTTSSASSGGGEAAVPPEDLVSLTIDGIDISVPKGTLVIRAAEQLGIEIPRFCDHPLLDPAGACRQCIVEVEGQRKPMASCTITCTDGMVVKSQLSSPVAEKAQRGVMELLLINHPLDCPVCDKGGECPLQNQAMQVGDTDSRFEGKKRTYEKPVPISTQVLLDRERCVLCARCTRFSNQIAGDPMIELIERGALQQVGTGEGDPFESYFSGNTIQICPVGALTSAAYRFRSRPFDLVSSPSVCEHCAGGCATRTDHRRGKVMRRLAAEDPEVNEEWVCDKGRFAFRYAQQRDRLTTPLVRNADGVLETASWPEALEAAAAGLAAARGRAGVLAGGRLTVEDAYAYAKFARIALDTNDIDFRARVHSAEEADFLAARVAGHGRDLDGQGATYTSVERAPAVLLVGFESEEEAPGVFLRLRKAWRKHGQRTFSLATHMTRGLAKAGGTLLPAAPGTETEWLDALAGGVGLDADGAKAAEALRAPGAVLIVGERLAGVPGALTAAVRAASATGAELVWIPRRAGERGAVEAGALPSLLPGGRPATDPRAREEVASAWGVRELPHRYGRDTGQIVEAAVTGELGALLVAGVDPADLPDPARARQALAGSFVVSLELRPTEVTAHADVVLPVAAVAEKPGTFLNWEGRARLFEAALKPEQMTRSLAPTDARVLHMLADALDVRLALPDVRAVRTEMTRLGTWDGPRASQPLESAQPLPRPAAGEAVLAGHRMLLDQGSLQDGDEALAGTRHAAVARLSAATAAESGVKDGDLLQVTGPAGAVQLPLRVSEMPDRVVWLPLNSVGGGVASDTGAVPGGVVRVGPAVTEAPTEVVEA; encoded by the coding sequence ATGACTGTGACGACGAGTAGCGCTTCCTCCGGGGGCGGCGAGGCGGCCGTGCCGCCGGAAGATCTCGTCTCGCTGACCATCGACGGCATCGACATCAGCGTCCCCAAGGGCACCCTGGTGATCCGCGCCGCCGAACAGCTCGGCATCGAGATCCCGCGCTTTTGCGACCACCCCCTGCTCGACCCGGCCGGCGCCTGCCGCCAGTGCATCGTCGAGGTCGAGGGCCAGCGCAAGCCGATGGCGTCCTGCACCATCACCTGCACCGACGGCATGGTGGTCAAGTCCCAGCTCTCCTCGCCGGTCGCCGAGAAGGCCCAGCGCGGGGTCATGGAACTCCTGCTGATCAACCACCCGTTGGACTGCCCCGTCTGCGACAAGGGCGGTGAGTGCCCGCTCCAGAACCAGGCGATGCAGGTCGGTGACACCGACTCGCGTTTCGAGGGCAAGAAGCGCACCTATGAGAAGCCGGTCCCCATCTCCACCCAGGTGCTCCTGGACCGCGAGCGCTGTGTGCTGTGCGCGCGCTGCACCCGCTTCTCCAACCAGATCGCCGGCGACCCGATGATCGAACTGATCGAGCGGGGCGCGCTCCAGCAGGTCGGCACCGGTGAAGGCGACCCGTTCGAGTCGTACTTCTCCGGCAACACCATCCAGATCTGCCCGGTCGGCGCGCTGACGTCGGCGGCCTACCGCTTCCGCTCCCGGCCCTTCGACCTCGTGTCGTCGCCTTCGGTGTGCGAGCACTGCGCGGGCGGCTGCGCGACCCGCACCGACCACCGGCGCGGCAAGGTCATGCGGCGTCTGGCGGCCGAGGACCCCGAGGTCAACGAGGAGTGGGTCTGCGACAAGGGCAGGTTCGCGTTCCGCTACGCCCAGCAGCGCGACCGCCTGACCACGCCGCTGGTGCGCAACGCCGACGGCGTCCTGGAGACGGCGAGCTGGCCCGAGGCGCTGGAGGCGGCCGCCGCCGGACTCGCCGCCGCGCGCGGGCGGGCCGGGGTGCTCGCCGGTGGCCGCCTCACCGTCGAGGACGCGTACGCCTACGCCAAGTTCGCCCGGATCGCCCTGGACACCAACGACATCGACTTCCGGGCCCGGGTGCACTCCGCCGAGGAGGCCGACTTCCTGGCGGCCCGGGTCGCGGGACACGGCCGGGACCTCGACGGGCAGGGGGCCACCTACACCTCCGTCGAGCGGGCGCCCGCCGTCCTGCTCGTCGGCTTCGAGTCCGAGGAGGAGGCGCCCGGCGTCTTCCTGCGGCTGCGCAAGGCCTGGCGCAAGCACGGCCAGCGCACCTTCTCGCTCGCCACCCACATGACCCGCGGCCTCGCGAAGGCGGGCGGCACCCTGCTGCCCGCCGCGCCCGGCACCGAGACCGAGTGGCTGGACGCGCTCGCGGGCGGCGTCGGCCTGGACGCCGACGGCGCGAAGGCGGCCGAGGCGCTGCGTGCCCCGGGCGCCGTCCTCATCGTCGGCGAGCGGCTCGCGGGCGTGCCCGGCGCGCTGACCGCCGCGGTGCGCGCGGCCTCGGCGACCGGCGCCGAACTGGTGTGGATCCCGCGCCGGGCCGGCGAGCGCGGCGCGGTGGAGGCGGGCGCACTCCCGTCGCTGCTGCCCGGCGGCCGCCCGGCCACCGACCCGCGGGCCCGCGAAGAGGTCGCCTCGGCCTGGGGCGTACGCGAACTCCCGCACCGCTACGGACGCGACACCGGCCAGATCGTCGAGGCCGCCGTCACCGGCGAACTGGGCGCGCTGCTCGTGGCGGGCGTCGACCCGGCGGACCTGCCGGACCCGGCGCGCGCCCGCCAGGCCCTCGCGGGGTCCTTCGTGGTCAGCCTGGAGCTGCGGCCCACCGAGGTCACCGCCCACGCCGACGTGGTCCTTCCGGTCGCCGCCGTCGCCGAGAAGCCCGGCACCTTCCTCAACTGGGAAGGCAGGGCGCGCCTGTTCGAGGCCGCGCTCAAGCCGGAGCAGATGACCCGCAGCCTGGCGCCGACCGACGCGCGGGTGCTGCACATGCTGGCCGACGCCCTGGACGTGCGGCTCGCGCTGCCCGATGTGCGCGCCGTACGCACCGAGATGACGCGCCTCGGCACCTGGGACGGGCCGCGCGCGAGCCAGCCCCTGGAGTCGGCGCAGCCGCTGCCCCGGCCCGCCGCCGGCGAGGCGGTCCTCGCCGGTCACCGGATGCTGCTCGACCAGGGCAGCCTCCAGGACGGCGACGAGGCGCTCGCGGGCACCCGGCACGCGGCCGTGGCCCGGCTCTCCGCGGCCACCGCGGCCGAGTCCGGGGTCAAGGACGGCGACCTCCTCCAGGTCACCGGACCGGCCGGCGCCGTCCAACTCCCGCTCCGGGTCAGCGAGATGCCCGACCGGGTGGTGTGGCTGCCGCTGAATTCCGTCGGCGGCGGCGTCGCCTCGGACACCGGCGCGGTTCCCGGCGGGGTCGTCCGCGTCGGCCCCGCCGTTACGGAAGCTCCCACGGAGGTGGTGGAGGCGTGA
- the nuoF gene encoding NADH-quinone oxidoreductase subunit NuoF encodes MTLATEIAGNGNGSSPEKLLAPVLSAFWDQPESWTLETYRRHDGYEGLRKALAMTPDDLIAYVKDSGLRGRGGAGFPTGMKWQFIPQGDGKPHYLVVNADESEPGTCKDIPLLFANPHSLIEGIVIACYAIRSSHAFIYLRGEVVPVLRRLHEAVREAYEAGFLGEDILGSGLNLELTVHAGAGAYICGEETALLDSLEGRRGQPRLRPPFPAVAGLYACPTVVNNVESIASVPAILNRGKDWFKSMGSEKSPGFTLYSLSGHVTGPGQYEAPLGITLRQLLDMSGGMRKGHRLKFWTPGGSSTPMFTDEHLDVPLDYEGVGAAGSMLGTKALQCFDETTCVVRAVTRWTEFYAHESCGKCTPCREGTYWLVQLLRDIEAGKGSMGDLDKLNDIADNINGKSFCALGDGAASPIFSSLKYFRDEYEQHITGKGCPFDPARSTAWADDNTEVNA; translated from the coding sequence ATGACGTTGGCCACCGAGATCGCCGGAAACGGCAACGGAAGCAGCCCGGAGAAACTGCTCGCACCGGTGCTCTCCGCCTTCTGGGACCAGCCCGAGTCCTGGACCCTGGAGACCTACCGGCGCCACGACGGCTACGAAGGCCTGCGCAAGGCGCTCGCCATGACGCCGGACGACCTCATCGCGTACGTCAAGGACTCCGGTCTGCGCGGCCGCGGCGGCGCCGGCTTCCCCACCGGGATGAAGTGGCAGTTCATCCCGCAGGGCGACGGCAAGCCGCACTACCTGGTCGTCAACGCCGACGAGTCGGAGCCCGGGACCTGCAAGGACATCCCGCTCCTGTTCGCCAACCCGCACTCCCTCATCGAGGGCATCGTGATCGCCTGCTACGCGATCCGCTCCTCGCACGCCTTCATCTATCTGCGCGGCGAGGTCGTCCCCGTCCTGCGGCGGCTGCACGAGGCCGTGCGCGAGGCGTACGAGGCGGGCTTCCTCGGCGAGGACATCCTCGGCAGCGGCCTGAACCTCGAACTCACCGTGCACGCGGGCGCGGGCGCGTACATCTGTGGCGAGGAGACCGCGCTCCTGGACTCCCTCGAAGGCCGCCGCGGCCAGCCCCGGCTGCGACCCCCCTTCCCCGCGGTCGCCGGTCTGTACGCGTGCCCCACTGTGGTGAACAACGTCGAGTCCATCGCCTCGGTTCCCGCGATCCTGAACCGCGGCAAGGACTGGTTCAAGTCCATGGGGAGCGAGAAGTCCCCCGGCTTCACGCTGTATTCGCTCAGCGGGCACGTCACGGGCCCCGGCCAGTACGAGGCCCCGCTGGGCATCACCCTGCGCCAGCTCCTCGACATGAGCGGCGGGATGCGCAAGGGCCACCGGCTCAAGTTCTGGACGCCGGGCGGCTCCTCGACCCCGATGTTCACCGACGAGCACCTCGACGTGCCGCTGGACTACGAGGGCGTCGGCGCCGCCGGATCCATGCTCGGCACCAAGGCGCTCCAGTGCTTCGACGAGACCACCTGCGTGGTGCGGGCGGTCACCCGCTGGACCGAGTTCTACGCCCATGAGTCCTGCGGCAAGTGCACCCCGTGCCGCGAAGGGACGTACTGGCTGGTCCAGTTGCTCCGCGACATCGAGGCAGGCAAGGGCTCGATGGGCGACCTCGACAAGCTCAACGACATCGCCGACAACATCAACGGCAAGTCGTTCTGCGCGCTCGGCGACGGCGCCGCCTCGCCGATCTTCTCCTCGCTCAAGTACTTCCGCGACGAGTACGAGCAGCACATCACGGGCAAGGGCTGCCCCTTCGACCCCGCCAGGTCCACCGCCTGGGCGGACGACAACACGGAGGTGAACGCATGA
- the nuoE gene encoding NADH-quinone oxidoreductase subunit NuoE: MPQLPAPDYPADVRARLEADGREIVARYPDSRSALLPLLHLVQAEEGYVSRTGMAFCADLLELTTAEVTAVATFYSMYRRKPSGDYQVGVCTNTLCAVMGGDAIFDELKRHLGVGNNETTDDGKVTLEHIECNAACDFAPVVMVNWEFFDNQTPESAKRLVDDLRAGREVEPTRGAPLCTYQETARILAGFPDQRPGAVAATGGAGPASLAGLRLAKGETPGARVVHPRGEGPKDRPQPGSEHLSSHDAPQQTSASDPAHPAGPAAEEGE; the protein is encoded by the coding sequence ATGCCGCAACTGCCCGCGCCCGACTACCCGGCCGATGTGCGCGCCCGTCTGGAGGCGGACGGCCGCGAGATCGTCGCCCGCTACCCCGACAGCCGCTCCGCGCTGCTGCCGCTGCTCCACCTCGTCCAGGCCGAGGAGGGCTACGTCTCGCGCACCGGCATGGCCTTCTGCGCGGACCTCCTGGAGCTGACGACGGCCGAGGTCACGGCCGTCGCCACCTTCTACTCCATGTACCGCCGCAAGCCCTCGGGCGACTACCAGGTCGGCGTCTGCACCAACACGCTGTGCGCGGTGATGGGCGGCGACGCCATCTTCGACGAGCTGAAGCGGCACCTGGGCGTCGGCAACAACGAGACCACCGATGACGGCAAGGTGACGCTCGAACACATCGAGTGCAACGCCGCCTGCGACTTCGCGCCCGTCGTGATGGTCAACTGGGAGTTCTTCGACAACCAGACGCCCGAGAGCGCCAAACGCCTCGTCGACGACCTGCGGGCCGGCCGCGAGGTGGAGCCCACCCGGGGCGCCCCGCTCTGCACCTACCAGGAGACCGCGCGCATCCTGGCCGGCTTCCCCGACCAGCGCCCCGGTGCGGTCGCCGCGACCGGCGGCGCCGGACCCGCCTCGCTCGCCGGACTGCGCCTGGCCAAGGGCGAGACCCCGGGCGCGCGTGTGGTGCACCCCCGAGGCGAGGGCCCCAAGGACCGACCCCAGCCCGGCTCCGAGCACTTGAGCTCGCACGACGCACCACAGCAGACCTCGGCGTCCGACCCGGCCCACCCCGCCGGTCCCGCCGCCGAGGAGGGGGAGTGA